From one Papio anubis isolate 15944 unplaced genomic scaffold, Panubis1.0 scaffold370, whole genome shotgun sequence genomic stretch:
- the ERV3-1 gene encoding endogenous retrovirus group 3 member 1 Env polyprotein, which yields MLGVNMLLITLFLLLPLSMLKGEPWEGCLHCTHTTWSGSIMTKTLLYHTYYECAGTCLGTCIHNQTTYSVCDPGKGQPYVCYDPKSSPGTWFEIHVGSKEGDLLNQTKVFPSSKGVVSLYFDVCRIASMGSLFPVIFSSMEYYSSCHKNRCAPPACSTDSPVTTCWDCTTWSSSQQSLGPIMLTKISLEPDCKTGTCNSVNLTILEPDQPIWTTGLKAPLGARVSGKEIDPGAYVYLYVIKKTRTRSTQQFRVFESFYEHVNQKLPESPPLARNLFAQLAENIASSLHVASCYVCGGTNVGDQWPWEARELMPQDNFTLTASSLEPALSSQSIWFLKTSIIGKFCIARWGKAFTDPVGELTCLGQQYYNETLGKTLWRGKSNNSESPHPSPFSRFPSLNHSWYQLEAPNTWQAPSGLYWICGPRAYRQLPAKWSGACVLGTIRPSFFLIPLKQGEVLGYPIYDETKRKSRRGITLGDWKENEWPPERIIQYYGPATWAEDGMWGYRTPIYMLNRIIRLQAVLEIITNETAGALNLLAQQATKMRNAIYQNRLALDYLLAQEEGVCGKFNLTNCCLEIDDNGKVIEEITAKIQKLAHIPVQSWKG from the coding sequence ATGCTGGGTGTGAACATGCTACTCATCACTTTGTTCTTGCTACTTCCCTTATCCATGTTAAAAGGAGAACCCTGGGAGGGATGCCTCCACTGCACCCACACTACATGGTCGGGGAGCATCATGACTAAAACCCTGTTGTATCACACTTACTATGAGTGTGCTGGGACCTGCCTAGGAACTTGTATTCACAACCAGACAACCTACTCAGTCTGTGACCCAGGAAAGGGCCAGCCTTATGTGTGTTATGACCCTAAGTCTTCACCTGGGACCTGGTTTGAAATTCATGTCGGGTCAAAGGAAGGGGATCTTCTAAACCAAACCAAGGTCTTTCCCTCCAGCAAGGGTGTTGTATCCTTATACTTTGATGTTTGCCGGATAGCATCCATGGGCTCACTCTTTCCCGTAATCTTCAGTTCCATGGAGTACTATAGTAGCTGCCATAAAAATAGGTGTGCACCCCCTGCTTGTTCCACTGATTCCCCAGTAACAACTTGCTGGGACTGCACAACGTGGTCCAGCAGCCAGCAATCACTGGGGCCAATTATGCTTACCAAAATATCATTGGAACCAGATTGTAAAACAGGCACTTGCAATTCTGTAAATCTTACCATCTTAGAGCCAGATCAGCCCATATGGACAACAGGTTTAAAAGCACCACTAGGGGCACGAGTCAGCGGTAAAGAAATTGACCCAGGAGCCTATGTCTATCTATATGTAATAAAGAAAACTCGGACCCGCTCAACCCAACAGTTCCGAGTTTTCGAGTCATTCTATGAGCATGTTAACCAGAAATTGCCTGAGTCCCCTCCCTTGGCCAGAAATTTATTCGCCCAACTGGCTGAAAACATAGCCAGCAGCCTGCACGTCGCTTCATGTTATGTCTGTGGGGGAACGAACGTGGGAGACCAATGGCCGTGGGAAGCAAGGGAGCTAATGCCCCAAGATAATTTCACTCTAACTGCCTCTTCCCTTGAACCTGCACTGTCAAGTCAGAGCATCTGGTTCTTAAAAACCTCCATTATTGGAAAATTCTGTATTGCTCGCTGGGGAAAGGCCTTTACAGACCCAGTAGGAGAGTTAACTTGCCTAGGACAACAATATTACAATGAGACACTAGGAAAGACTTTATGGAGGGGCAAAAGCAATAATTCTGAATCACCGCACCCAAGCCCATTCTCTCGTTTCCCATCTTTAAACCATTCTTGGTACCAACTTGAAGCTCCAAATACCTGGCAGGCACCCTCTGGCCTCTACTGGATCTGTGGGCCACGGGCATATCGACAGCTGCCAGCTAAGTGGTCAGGGGCCTGTGTACTGGGGACAATTAGGCCGTCCTTCTTCCTAATCCCCCTAAAACAGGGAGAAGTCTTAGGATACCCCATCTATGATGAAActaaaaggaaaagcagaagaggCATAACTCTGGGAGATTGGAAGGAAAATGAATGGCCTCCTGAAAGAATAATTCAATATTATGGCCCAGCCACCTGGGCAGAAGATGGAATGTGGGGATACCGCACCCCAATTTACATGCTCAACCGCATTATAAGATTGCAGGCAGTACTAGAAATCATTACCAATGAAACTGCAGGGGCCTTGAATCTGCTTGCCCAGCAagccacaaaaatgagaaatgccATTTATCAAAATAGACTGGCTTTAGACTACCTCCTAGCCCAGGAAGAGGGAGTATGCGGAAAGTTCAACCTAACTAACTGCTGCCTGGAAATTGATGACAATGGAAAGGTCATCGAAGAAATAACTGCAAAAATCCAAAAGTTAGCCCACATCCCAGTTCAGTCTTGGAAAGGATAG